The Candidatus Latescibacterota bacterium DNA window TATCCCATTCTCAATAATACTATATAACTTTCAGATGTTGAGCAGGGCTGACGCGGATTTCAGGGCGTTCAATATCATCGAACTCGTCCAGCCAGTCTTCTTTCTTCTCGCTTTCCTGTTGGTAGCCTGGTTCTTTCCAGACTCAAAGCTTCTCGTTGTTGTAGGCATGTTTACTTTCTCTCTTTTCGTTGCGGCCATGTTGGTTCTATTCGTCTGGAGCCGGAAGGTAAAGCTCAGGCCGCGGTGGGATGGCGGGATCGTAAAATCGGCGATGGGGTTCGGGGTAATGGGACATATGACGAGTTTTCTGGGCTTTCTCAACCTTCGTGTCGATTTGCTCCTGCTGAACTTCTTCATGTCTGTCGAAGCTGTTGGATTTTACTCAATATCCGTGATGATAGCAGAAAAGATCTGGTTTTTTCCTGATACTCTCGCAATTGTCCTGTATCCACGGGTGGCTCATGGAAGCGACGAAGAAGCCAACATCCAGACCTCGATAGTCTGCCGGCAAGTGGTCTTGATAGTGACGGCTGTATGCATTGTCCTTGCTGTAGTAGCGAGGCCACTCATTGTCCTGCTCTATTCCGACCTTTTCTCTTCCGCTTTCGCACCTCTTGTGTTTCTTCTGCCTGGAGTCCTTTCGGCGAGTCTTGCCAGGGTGCTTGGCAGCGACCTTTTGGCACGCGGTCATCCCAGGGTAAATATGTTGACAGGATTTGTGGCACTGATAACCAATGTAGGTTGCAATATTCTGTTTATCCCGAAATACGGGATCCTCGGAGCTGCATTAGCGACATCGATATCCTATACGCTGCATTTTATTATCATCCTCTGGGCATTCGTGAGAATAAACGGATTGCCCGTATCCTCAATACTGGTACCAGGCCGGGAGGATCTCATGAGGTTTCCGGATGCTGTGACAAAGTTGATAAAAGTGTTTCGAGAGGGCAGGAGGACGGAAAGGTGAGGCCGGAGCGGATACTAATCGTAACGAGTTCCCTGAGTGTGGGGGGAGCCGAGATGCATATCCTCGATCTTTGCCGGTTTCTTGTGGGGAAGGGAAAGGTTCCAGCTGTTCTTCATCTTTCAGGATCAGGATCCACTGTCGCTGAAAGATTGAGCCGGGAGGGAGTGGAACTGCTGCCATTCGAGATCTCATCGCTATATCGACTGCTGTTTCCCTCGATCCTTGCCGACCTGAAAAAGGCGGTCCGTGTTTTTGCTCCTGATATCATCCATGCTCATCTCTATCACGGGGAGATCGTCGGGATCGCAGCGTCACTTCTTTCGAGAGTGCCGGTAGTGGCGACCAGGCACAGTACCGGGCTGGAATTCAATGGGTTCAGAAGATCGATAGTAAGGCTTCTGAGGCATCTATACAGCAGGGTGATATCAGTAAGTGACGAGGCCAGGGAAGAAGCGAGGAAGCTGGGCTTTCCGTACGAGAGGATCAGCGTGATCCCGAACGGAGTAGATACTTCGAGATTCCACCCTGTGAGTGGCGCAGAAAGAACGACAGGGCGCAGGGAATGGGAGGAAAGGTTATTTGGAAGCTTTGAACCTGAGGGGGTCGTAGTCGGCACACTCGGGGGGCTGAAAAAGGTGAAGAATCATTCCCTGTTCATCGAAATGGCTGTCGAACTGCGGAACAGAGCGCTTCCGGGATCTTCCGGTCCCCGGTTCGTTATAATCGGGGAAGGTCCAGAGCGGCCTCTTCTCGAGAGGAAGGTGGCCGAGGCCGGGGCAGGTTCATGGATAGTACTTCCGGGAATGGAGAAGTATCCTGAGAATGTGCTGCCCCTTATGGACCTGTTTGTTCTCACTTCTGATACAGAGGGCGTACCGATAGCGGTACTCGAGGCCATGTCCTGCGGCCTGCCATGCGTGGCGACTGATGCAGGTGGAACAGTTGAGATCCTGGGTGGTTCGGGCATGGTGGTAAAAAAACAGGATGTGGGGGAGCTCGTGGAATGTGTTCTCGCGATGCTTTCTGATCCAGACATGGCGAGTACTGTGGGTGCAACTCTCAGAGAAAGGGCTGTGACTGATTATGATATAAACGTGTGGGGTGAGAGGATCCTGGGAGTGTACGGAGACTCATTGTCCCGTTGACCGTTTCACGACTCCGGCCTTTGACCCTGATCGTTATCCTGCTCTGGAC harbors:
- a CDS encoding polysaccharide biosynthesis C-terminal domain-containing protein, translating into MSFLKNVSYTFVTKMGLLITGLITSIVIARMLGAEGKGMLSLAVLSASVIYSLTNLGLGSGSGYFLGRRKIDKTILAGIWLSLSLLIGGLAMSLSLILAPVAVPRILPDVPVGLIIIALCSIPFSIILYNFQMLSRADADFRAFNIIELVQPVFFLLAFLLVAWFFPDSKLLVVVGMFTFSLFVAAMLVLFVWSRKVKLRPRWDGGIVKSAMGFGVMGHMTSFLGFLNLRVDLLLLNFFMSVEAVGFYSISVMIAEKIWFFPDTLAIVLYPRVAHGSDEEANIQTSIVCRQVVLIVTAVCIVLAVVARPLIVLLYSDLFSSAFAPLVFLLPGVLSASLARVLGSDLLARGHPRVNMLTGFVALITNVGCNILFIPKYGILGAALATSISYTLHFIIILWAFVRINGLPVSSILVPGREDLMRFPDAVTKLIKVFREGRRTER
- a CDS encoding glycosyltransferase, producing MRPERILIVTSSLSVGGAEMHILDLCRFLVGKGKVPAVLHLSGSGSTVAERLSREGVELLPFEISSLYRLLFPSILADLKKAVRVFAPDIIHAHLYHGEIVGIAASLLSRVPVVATRHSTGLEFNGFRRSIVRLLRHLYSRVISVSDEAREEARKLGFPYERISVIPNGVDTSRFHPVSGAERTTGRREWEERLFGSFEPEGVVVGTLGGLKKVKNHSLFIEMAVELRNRALPGSSGPRFVIIGEGPERPLLERKVAEAGAGSWIVLPGMEKYPENVLPLMDLFVLTSDTEGVPIAVLEAMSCGLPCVATDAGGTVEILGGSGMVVKKQDVGELVECVLAMLSDPDMASTVGATLRERAVTDYDINVWGERILGVYGDSLSR